AACGCGTCGTAACCCGTCTTCACGATCAGCACGGCCAGCACGCACAGAAACATGCGCCGCACGAAGCCCACCCCGTGCTTGAGCGCGAGGCGGCTGCCCACCTGACTGCCAAGCACGTTCATGATCGCCATGCCGATGCCGACCTGCCACCAGACGTGCCCGCCCATACCGAACAGCAGCAGCGCAGCCAGATTGGTCGCCACGTTGACGATCTTCGACGACGCCGACGCGTTGACGAAATCCTGCCCGAACAACCGGACAAACAGAAAGACAAGGAAGCTGCCCGTACCGGGGCCGAAGAAACCGTCGTAGAAGCCGATGGCGCCGCCCACGGCAATGGCCATGAGGGTCACCCCTGCCCCACCCTTCACAGGGGCGTGGACCGTACCGAAATCCTTCTTGCGCAACGTGTAGACGGCCACCCCTGCGAGGACGAACGGCAACAGCTTGCGCAGCACGTCGGCGGGAATATGGGTGACGGCGTAAGCGCCACAGAACGAAAACACAAAGGCGGCGAGCGTGGCCGGCACCAGAATGGCCCAGCGAAGCTGGATCCCCCGTGCATAGCGCAACGCGGCCGACGCCGTTCCCCAGATACCGGCCATCTTGTTGGTACCGAACAGCACCGGCGGCGCGGCGTTCGGGAAGACGGCAAACAGCGTCGGCACGGAGATCAATCCTCCGCCACCGACCACGGCATCGACCAGACCGGCGAGGAACGCCCCGCCTGCGAGCACCAGCAAATCGGTCAGCGCCCAGCCCGTCAACATACCTTCCCCATTCCTGCCGCGTGGGCCATGCCGCCCACGCCATCGTTAAAGGCCTTTTGAACCTGCCGCGGCTGCCGGGGACATTCACCCGCCGGAAAGCGCGCTTGCGCGCATTGGGAAATAAGAAGCGTGCTAAACATACGACTGCGACTACCGGGTCATCGAAAGGCCCGTATGAAACGAGCCGACGGAATGAAATTGGCACCTCGACTGCATTGACCGAATGAGGCAAAACCGTCGAAAGCCCACAGTAAAACGGCGAGCATAGCGTCTTTAGGCCGCATTGCGCGTATTTAAACGACGCGATTCTCGCAATACGGCGTGAAACGCGCGGAAAACACGGTGCAAAGGGATGTCGTGCAGACTGCCGCGCCCAGGCGGCAAGCGGCTTTGCGCGATCGCAAAGCGCAATATAAAAAGCGCTGTTGGAGCATTCTCCAACAGCGCTTCCTTTTTGGCGGTGCGCGTTATCGCGCTTATTGTCTCCTCGTTCCTCGCCCCTATATCCTGCTGTGACGCGAACTGAGGGAGAGAATAAAGGAGCACCCGATGCACCACAAGTCAGCATTTACCCCTACGAATTAGCTTTTTTCTGACATACATGCGCCAGGGTGATGAGCGGGCGCCCCAAACCGGTGCACCCGCCCGCCCATTACGACGCCTGCGACAGCGTCCGGAAAAACCGGCTGCGCGCCGCCAGCTCGCCCACCAGACCGCGCCGGAACGCCAGCACGCAGATGATGAAGATCGCGCCGATGACGATGGTCACGGACTCGCCGAGCGTCTGGAACCAGGGCACGCCCGTGACCGTCGCGAGCCAGTTGCCGATGTCGCCGAGCTTGTTCTCCAGCACGATGATCAACACCGCGCCAACTACCGGGCCGAGCATCGTTCCCAGACCACCCACGAGTGTCATCAGGATCACCATGCCCGACATGGTCCAGTGCACGTCGGTAAGCGTCTCGAAGCCCAGCACCACGGTCTTGGTCGAGCCCGCCAATGCCGCCAGCGTGGCCGACAGCACAAACGCCAGCAGCTTGAAACGATCAACGTCGTAACCGAGCGAGATCGCTCGCGGCTCGTTCTCTTTGATTGCCTTGAGCACCTGACCGAACGGCGAGTGCACGATGCGCATGATGAGCAGGAAGCCCAGCGCGCAAATGGCGAGCACCACGTAATACAGCGTGAGGTCCGAGTCGAGCGGCAGCACGCCGAAGAGACTGCC
This window of the Pandoraea fibrosis genome carries:
- a CDS encoding sulfite exporter TauE/SafE family protein; translated protein: MLTGWALTDLLVLAGGAFLAGLVDAVVGGGGLISVPTLFAVFPNAAPPVLFGTNKMAGIWGTASAALRYARGIQLRWAILVPATLAAFVFSFCGAYAVTHIPADVLRKLLPFVLAGVAVYTLRKKDFGTVHAPVKGGAGVTLMAIAVGGAIGFYDGFFGPGTGSFLVFLFVRLFGQDFVNASASSKIVNVATNLAALLLFGMGGHVWWQVGIGMAIMNVLGSQVGSRLALKHGVGFVRRMFLCVLAVLIVKTGYDAFLRV
- a CDS encoding branched-chain amino acid ABC transporter permease, whose protein sequence is MQQQTQQRVLYSLLLLALIAAPFAGAYPVFVMKVLCFALFACAFNLLLGFTGLLSFGHAAFFGSAGYVTGYAIRNLGFTPEIGILAGVIAGAVLGLVIGLLAIRRQGIYFAMITLALAQMLYFLCLQAPFTGGEDGLQGVPRGSLFGVLPLDSDLTLYYVVLAICALGFLLIMRIVHSPFGQVLKAIKENEPRAISLGYDVDRFKLLAFVLSATLAALAGSTKTVVLGFETLTDVHWTMSGMVILMTLVGGLGTMLGPVVGAVLIIVLENKLGDIGNWLATVTGVPWFQTLGESVTIVIGAIFIICVLAFRRGLVGELAARSRFFRTLSQAS